A single Vigna radiata var. radiata cultivar VC1973A chromosome 8, Vradiata_ver6, whole genome shotgun sequence DNA region contains:
- the LOC106771406 gene encoding magnesium/proton exchanger isoform X2: MIPLSSILGYEKCDRYLIFSGESALGDGFRAFLYFLGLAYCFIGLSAITARFFQSMENVVKHTRKVVEVDPVTKTETIRHEKVWNYTVADISLLAFGTSFPQISLATIDAIQNMGNLYAGGLGPGTLVGSAAFDLFPIHAICVVVPKAGELKKIADLGVWLVELFWSFWAYIWLYIILEVWTPNVVTLWEALLTVLQYGLLLIHAYAQDKRWPYISLPIARDERPEDWVPEETPYFKQEVYQKMNSSEIKHVREENRDTFDIFSIHSENPTVPQTDDEAEILDKAKETTLEDTHLLTIWRQQFVDALRLKNPEAKKLKNTYLLLVRIFWQLLLLPWRFLFAFVPPCQIAHGWVSFICSLLFISGIAYIVTKITELISCVTGINGYVIAFTALASGTSWPDLVASKIAAERQKTADSAIANITCSNSVNIYVGIGVPWLIDTLYNFIAYREPLRIQSAGGLSFSLIVFFCTSVGCISVLVFRRIIFGAELGGPRLWAWITCAFFMLLWIIFVVLSSLKVSGFI; the protein is encoded by the exons ATGATTCCCCTTTCCAGCATCCTGGGGTACGAAAAGTGTGACAGATACTTAATTTTTAGTGGAGAATCTGCCCTTGGGGATGGTTTTCGAgcatttttgtattttcttggCCTTGCTTACTGCTTTATCGGACTGTCGGCTATAACCGCTCGCTTCTTTCAATCGATGGAAAATGTGGTCAAGCATACAAGGAAGGTAGTGGAGGTAGATCCTGTTACTAAAACTGAAACCATTAGACATGAAAAAGTTTGGAATTACACTGTTGCGGATATTAGCCTCTTGGCCTTTGGAACTAGCTTTCCCCAGATATCATTGGCCACCATTGATGCTATACAGAACATGGGGAATCTCTATGCTGGAG GTTTGGGGCCCGGAACACTTGTTGGTTCTGCTGCATTTGATCTTTTCCCCATCCACGCCATTTGTGTAGTAGTTCCAAAAGCAGGAGAGCTAAAGAAGATTGCTGATCTAGGGGTATGGCTGGTGGAGCTGTTTTGGTCATTTTGGGCGTACATTTGGTTATACATAATTTTGGAG GTATGGACTCCAAACGTTGTGACTCTGTGGGAGGCCTTGTTGACAGTACTACAATATGGATTACTATTGATCCATGCTTATGCTCAAGATAAACGTTGGCCTTATATTTCTCTACCCAT tGCAAGAGATGAGAGGCCAGAGGATTGGGTACCAGAGGAGACTCCTTATTTTAAACAGGAAGTCTATCAGAAGATGAATTCCTCTGAGATAAAGCATGTTAGAGAAGAAAATCGCGatacttttgatattttttccattCATTCAGAAAACCCCACTG TACCTCAAACAGATGATGAGGCTGAAATTTTGGACAAAGCTAAGGAAACAACCTTGGAGGATACCCACTTGCTTACAATTTGGAGACAGCAATTTGTGGATGCACTAAGG TTGAAGAACCCAGaagcaaaaaaattaaaaaatacgtATCTCCTCCTAGTTCGAATTTTCTGGCAATTGCTACTTTTACCATGGAGATTTCTATTTGCTTTTGTTCCTCCTTGCCAAATTGCTCATGGATGGGTCTCGTTCATTTGCTCCCTGCTTTTCATCAGCGGGATAGCTTACATTGTGACTAAGATCACAGAACTTATAAGTTGTGTTACAG GAATAAATGGTTACGTGATAGCATTTACAGCACTAGCCAGTGGAACCTCGTGGCCTGATCTAGTGGCAAGCAAGATTGCTGCTGAACGTCAAAAAACTGCTGATTCTGCAATTGCAAATATCACTTGCAG TAATTCAGTGAATATATATGTTGGAATTGGTGTTCCATGGCTTATTGATACTTTGTACAACTTCATAGCATATCGAGAACCTCTCAGAATCCAAAGTGCAGGGGGATTAAGCTTTTCActgattgttttcttttgcacttCTGTCGGGTGTATATCAGTTTTGGTTTTCAGGCGTATAATTTTTGGAGCAGAGCTAGGAGGGCCTAGGCTCTGGGCATGGATTACCTGTGCTTTCTTCATGTTGTTGTGGATTATCTTTGTTGTACTATCTTCACTCAAGGTTTCTGGATTCATTTag
- the LOC106771406 gene encoding magnesium/proton exchanger isoform X1: protein MIPLSSILGYEKCDRYLIFSGESALGDGFRAFLYFLGLAYCFIGLSAITARFFQSMENVVKHTRKVVEVDPVTKTETIRHEKVWNYTVADISLLAFGTSFPQISLATIDAIQNMGNLYAGGLGPGTLVGSAAFDLFPIHAICVVVPKAGELKKIADLGVWLVELFWSFWAYIWLYIILEVWTPNVVTLWEALLTVLQYGLLLIHAYAQDKRWPYISLPIARDERPEDWVPEETPYFKQEVYQKMNSSEIKHVREENRDTFDIFSIHSENPTDPLCVTVPQTDDEAEILDKAKETTLEDTHLLTIWRQQFVDALRLKNPEAKKLKNTYLLLVRIFWQLLLLPWRFLFAFVPPCQIAHGWVSFICSLLFISGIAYIVTKITELISCVTGINGYVIAFTALASGTSWPDLVASKIAAERQKTADSAIANITCSNSVNIYVGIGVPWLIDTLYNFIAYREPLRIQSAGGLSFSLIVFFCTSVGCISVLVFRRIIFGAELGGPRLWAWITCAFFMLLWIIFVVLSSLKVSGFI, encoded by the exons ATGATTCCCCTTTCCAGCATCCTGGGGTACGAAAAGTGTGACAGATACTTAATTTTTAGTGGAGAATCTGCCCTTGGGGATGGTTTTCGAgcatttttgtattttcttggCCTTGCTTACTGCTTTATCGGACTGTCGGCTATAACCGCTCGCTTCTTTCAATCGATGGAAAATGTGGTCAAGCATACAAGGAAGGTAGTGGAGGTAGATCCTGTTACTAAAACTGAAACCATTAGACATGAAAAAGTTTGGAATTACACTGTTGCGGATATTAGCCTCTTGGCCTTTGGAACTAGCTTTCCCCAGATATCATTGGCCACCATTGATGCTATACAGAACATGGGGAATCTCTATGCTGGAG GTTTGGGGCCCGGAACACTTGTTGGTTCTGCTGCATTTGATCTTTTCCCCATCCACGCCATTTGTGTAGTAGTTCCAAAAGCAGGAGAGCTAAAGAAGATTGCTGATCTAGGGGTATGGCTGGTGGAGCTGTTTTGGTCATTTTGGGCGTACATTTGGTTATACATAATTTTGGAG GTATGGACTCCAAACGTTGTGACTCTGTGGGAGGCCTTGTTGACAGTACTACAATATGGATTACTATTGATCCATGCTTATGCTCAAGATAAACGTTGGCCTTATATTTCTCTACCCAT tGCAAGAGATGAGAGGCCAGAGGATTGGGTACCAGAGGAGACTCCTTATTTTAAACAGGAAGTCTATCAGAAGATGAATTCCTCTGAGATAAAGCATGTTAGAGAAGAAAATCGCGatacttttgatattttttccattCATTCAGAAAACCCCACTG ATCCATTGTGTGTCACAGTACCTCAAACAGATGATGAGGCTGAAATTTTGGACAAAGCTAAGGAAACAACCTTGGAGGATACCCACTTGCTTACAATTTGGAGACAGCAATTTGTGGATGCACTAAGG TTGAAGAACCCAGaagcaaaaaaattaaaaaatacgtATCTCCTCCTAGTTCGAATTTTCTGGCAATTGCTACTTTTACCATGGAGATTTCTATTTGCTTTTGTTCCTCCTTGCCAAATTGCTCATGGATGGGTCTCGTTCATTTGCTCCCTGCTTTTCATCAGCGGGATAGCTTACATTGTGACTAAGATCACAGAACTTATAAGTTGTGTTACAG GAATAAATGGTTACGTGATAGCATTTACAGCACTAGCCAGTGGAACCTCGTGGCCTGATCTAGTGGCAAGCAAGATTGCTGCTGAACGTCAAAAAACTGCTGATTCTGCAATTGCAAATATCACTTGCAG TAATTCAGTGAATATATATGTTGGAATTGGTGTTCCATGGCTTATTGATACTTTGTACAACTTCATAGCATATCGAGAACCTCTCAGAATCCAAAGTGCAGGGGGATTAAGCTTTTCActgattgttttcttttgcacttCTGTCGGGTGTATATCAGTTTTGGTTTTCAGGCGTATAATTTTTGGAGCAGAGCTAGGAGGGCCTAGGCTCTGGGCATGGATTACCTGTGCTTTCTTCATGTTGTTGTGGATTATCTTTGTTGTACTATCTTCACTCAAGGTTTCTGGATTCATTTag